The following proteins are co-located in the Manihot esculenta cultivar AM560-2 chromosome 7, M.esculenta_v8, whole genome shotgun sequence genome:
- the LOC110619198 gene encoding protein CYPRO4, whose protein sequence is MGTSQSREGQHLSDSESEEEQEEEVHHDAVERQETPQSTSSTPPRKALMDSKLKFPKNALPNRPVKLYLHVGGNTPSAKWVSDKLTSYSFFKTCKIDGNDDSDKEEEYHGGGSPSWILKVGSKVKSRVSTEMQLKMFGDQRRVDFVNNGVWAMKFYTYEEYRKFVTQFQDCLFENVYGLEATEKNKMKVYGREFIGWIKPEIADDTMWEDAEDNNADGKSTPVLVNQELEEFEEAANGSVQNLTLGALDNSFLVNDSGVQVYRNYHKGIHGNGICVKFDNRSGASSEQSPPKKAMLMRAETNMMLMRPLKRGKPHSTGIQQLDIETAKIVTEWKFGKDGSEITMKDITNDTKGAQLDPSESTFLGLDDNRLCQWDMRDKRGMVQSIGGGSPVLHWCEGHQFSRGTNFQCFASTGDGSIVVGSHDGKIRLYSGTSMRQAKTAFPGLGSAITNVDVTYDGKWVLGTTDRYLILICTLFTDKDGKTKTGFSGRMGNKMPAPRLLKLTPLDSHLAGANNKFHGAHFSWVTENGKHERHIVATVGKFSVIWDFQQVKNSAHECYRHQQGLKSCYCYKIVLKDESIVESRFMHDNYAVRNFPEAPLVVATPMKVTSISLSGKRSRS, encoded by the exons ATGGGCACCTCTCAGAGCCGGGAAGGTCAGCACTTGTCAGACTCTGAATCAGAGGAGGAGCAGGAAGAGGAAGTCCATCACGACGCGGTTGAGCGCCAAGAGACCCCTCAAAGCACCTCTTCTACCCCACCTAGAAAAGCTCTAATGGATTCAAAGCTCAAATTCCCCAAAAATGCTCTCCCTAACCGCCCCGTCAAGCTTTATCTCCATGTTGGCGGTAACACCCCCTCTGCCAAGTGGGTCTCCGATAAGCTCACTTCGTACAGTTTTTTTAAGACCTGTAAAATCGACGGCAATGATGATTCTGATAAAGAAGAGGAATATCATGGTGGAGGTAGTCCCTCTTGGATTTTGAAAGTTGGGTCCAAAGTTAAGTCTAGAGTTTCCACGGAAATGCAATTGAAAATGTTTGGTGATCAACGGCGTGTTGATTTCGTTAACAATGGAGTCTGGGCGATGAAATTTTACACATACGAGGAGTACAGAAAATTTGTGACCCAATTTCAGGATTGTCTTTTTGAGAATGTTTATGGGCTTGAAGCCACCGAAAAGAATAAGATGAAGGTTTATGGAAGGGAATTCATCGGCTGGATAAAGCCAGAAATTGCCGATGACACGATGTGGGAGGACGCCGAGGATAATAATGCGGACGGCAAAAGCACACCTGTGCTTGTAAATCAGGAGTTGGAGGAGTTTGAGGAGGCGGCTAATGGGAGTGTGCAGAACTTGACTTTAGGTGCTTTGGATAATAGTTTCTTGGTTAATGATTCGGGTGTTCAAGTCTACAGGAATTATCATAAGGGTATCCATGGGAATGGAATTTGCGTGAAATTTGATAATAGAAGTGGAGCTAGTTCAGAGCAATCTCCCCCTAAAAAGGCAATGCTTATGAGAGCAGAGACGAATATGATGTTAATGAGGCCATTAAAGCGAGGGAAGCCACATTCAACAGGAATTCAGCAGCTTGATATTGAAACGGCTAAGATTGTGACAGAGTGGAAGTTTGGGAAAGATGGGTCTGAGATTACAATGAAAGATATAACAAATGATACTAAAGGGGCTCAATTGGATCCATCAGAGAGTACCTTTCTGGGTCTGGATGATAATAGGTTATGTCAATGGGATATGAGAGATAAGAGAGGGATGGTGCAGAGTATTGGTGGTGGTTCTCCAGTTTTACATTGGTGTGAGGGGCATCAGTTCTCAAGAGGTACTAATTTTCAATGCTTTGCAAGTACAGGTGATGGATCCATTGTTGTTGGATCCCATGATGGCAAGATTAGGTTGTATTCAGGGACATCAATGAGACAGGCTAAGACAGCTTTTCCAGGGCTTGGCTCCGCTATTACAAATGTGGATGTTACATATGATGGGAAGTGGGTGTTGGGGACAACAGACAGATATTTGATCCTTATTTGCACTCTGTTTACAGATAAAGATGGTAAGACTAAGACTGGATTCAGTGGTCGAATGGGAAATAAGATGCCAGCTCCAAGATTATTGAAGCTGACTCCTCTTGATTCGCACTTGGCTGGTGCCAATAATAAATTTCATGGTGCTCATTTCTCATGG GTAACTGAGAATGGTAAACATGAACGGCACATAGTTGCCACAGTCGGCAAGTTCAGTGTGATATGGGACTTCCAGCAGGTGAAGAACAGCGCCCATGAATGCTACCGTCATCAGCAAGGACTGAAGAGCTGTTATTGTTATAAGATTGTGTTGAAGGATGAGTCGATTGTTGAAAGTCGTTTTATGCATGATAATTATGCTGTTAGAAACTTCCCAGAAGCTCCATTGGTGGTGGCAACCCCCATGAAAGTCACCTCTATTAGCCTTTCTGGCAAGCGATCTCGAAGCTGA